A part of Candidatus Electrothrix aestuarii genomic DNA contains:
- a CDS encoding phosphoribosylglycinamide formyltransferase: MQKIAVLLSGSGRTLDNFHEGIQTGTMKAEIQVVISNVSDALGLEKARRYGYPAFHAADNASINEILAQYEIDLVTLAGYLKLYTPPEQLRQRVVNIHPSLIPSFCGPGFYGHHVHEAVKARGCTLSGCTVHFANEIYDEGPIILQKCVALDRSDTPDDIADKVFAKECEAFPEAVNLVDEKGIAYFWNRG, from the coding sequence ATGCAGAAGATAGCAGTACTACTGTCCGGTTCAGGCAGGACCCTGGATAATTTTCATGAAGGTATCCAGACAGGCACTATGAAGGCCGAAATTCAGGTGGTTATTTCCAATGTCAGTGATGCCTTGGGATTGGAAAAGGCCAGAAGATACGGATACCCGGCATTTCATGCTGCCGATAATGCGTCGATTAATGAAATTCTGGCGCAATATGAGATTGACCTGGTTACCCTGGCTGGTTACCTTAAACTCTATACCCCACCGGAACAGCTGCGACAACGGGTGGTGAATATCCATCCCTCCCTGATTCCTTCCTTTTGTGGTCCTGGGTTTTACGGTCATCATGTCCACGAAGCTGTTAAGGCCAGAGGCTGTACTCTGAGCGGTTGTACAGTCCATTTTGCCAATGAGATCTATGATGAGGGACCTATTATTCTGCAAAAATGTGTTGCGTTAGACCGTTCTGATACACCTGATGATATTGCAGACAAAGTGTTTGCCAAAGAGTGTGAGGCCTTTCCTGAAGCCGTGAATCTGGTGGATGAAAAGGGCATTGCTTATTTCTGGAACAGAGGTTGA
- a CDS encoding S4 domain-containing protein, which produces MTSKDKQENAVRLDKWLWAARFFKTRSLASKAVSGGHVHLNGQRVKPSRIVQGGEQLRIKRGTEEYTVNILALSDRRGPAKVAITLYEETEESQAQREKAREERRLVKAPASRPEGRPDKRDRRKIRKFLRKDD; this is translated from the coding sequence ATGACGAGCAAAGACAAGCAAGAAAATGCGGTTCGACTTGATAAATGGTTATGGGCTGCCCGTTTTTTTAAGACACGCTCATTGGCCTCAAAAGCGGTGAGTGGTGGTCATGTTCATCTCAATGGTCAGCGGGTAAAACCCTCGCGTATTGTTCAAGGTGGTGAGCAACTGCGCATCAAACGGGGCACAGAGGAGTATACCGTCAATATTTTAGCGCTGAGCGACCGCCGTGGTCCAGCTAAGGTGGCCATCACCCTGTACGAAGAGACTGAGGAATCTCAAGCCCAACGCGAGAAGGCTCGTGAGGAGCGGCGTTTGGTAAAGGCACCAGCTTCCCGACCTGAAGGACGGCCTGATAAACGGGACCGGCGAAAGATCAGGAAGTTCCTGCGCAAAGATGACTGA
- a CDS encoding replication-associated recombination protein A, translating into MYKNKKQEHRNAIPLAERMRPVSLDDFYGQEHLVGRGRLLHELISKGKIPSLLLWGPPGSGKTTLASILAHSIQADFIFFSAVLSGVKEIRKIVNETKEKKGEAGGQTILFVDEIHRFNKSQQDALLPHVESGLLTLIGATTENPSFEVIAPLLSRCQMLLLQPLAVEDITGILQRAVQNQAFGLGNYGIALEEEIATMIARAADGDCRRALNYLETAALLIVKKEGDAPLVITRETVHEVLQGQTLRYDRAGEEHYNLISALHKSLRDSDPDGACYWLGRMLVSGEDPLYIARRLIRFASEDIGVSDPRALEVAISCRRAYEMLGSPEGELALYQVTVYLATAPKSNALYLTEKKVKNEIRRSGSLPVPLHLRNAPTGLMKKIGYGKDYQYAHDAEDGLVVQEHLPEPLAGRRFYLPTERGFEAVIHDRLTKWRKILQQRAQQQKNIKRQG; encoded by the coding sequence ATGTATAAAAACAAAAAACAAGAGCATCGTAATGCTATACCGCTGGCGGAGCGTATGCGCCCGGTTTCCCTGGATGACTTTTACGGACAAGAACATCTTGTCGGCAGAGGAAGATTGCTTCACGAATTAATAAGCAAGGGCAAAATCCCTTCTTTGCTCCTCTGGGGCCCGCCAGGCTCTGGCAAGACCACTCTGGCCTCTATTCTGGCCCACAGCATCCAGGCTGATTTCATATTCTTTTCCGCCGTGTTATCCGGGGTAAAAGAGATCAGAAAAATAGTTAATGAGACAAAAGAAAAAAAAGGCGAGGCAGGGGGACAAACAATCCTTTTTGTCGATGAGATTCATCGTTTCAATAAAAGTCAACAGGACGCACTCCTCCCTCATGTGGAAAGTGGTCTCCTGACACTCATCGGCGCAACTACGGAAAACCCCTCTTTTGAGGTGATAGCCCCCCTGCTTTCCCGTTGCCAGATGCTACTCCTCCAGCCCCTTGCTGTGGAGGACATCACAGGTATTCTTCAACGCGCCGTCCAGAACCAAGCTTTTGGACTGGGAAACTATGGCATTGCCCTGGAAGAAGAAATCGCCACCATGATCGCCCGAGCCGCTGATGGTGACTGCCGGCGAGCCTTGAATTACCTTGAAACAGCAGCACTTCTCATAGTAAAAAAAGAAGGTGATGCTCCGCTGGTTATTACGCGCGAAACTGTTCATGAAGTGCTCCAGGGGCAGACACTCCGCTATGATCGTGCAGGGGAAGAGCATTATAATCTCATTTCAGCCCTGCATAAAAGCCTGCGCGACAGTGATCCGGACGGGGCCTGTTATTGGCTGGGACGGATGCTGGTGAGTGGAGAGGACCCTCTCTATATTGCCCGGCGTCTGATTCGCTTTGCCAGCGAGGATATCGGTGTCAGTGATCCAAGGGCTCTCGAAGTTGCCATAAGCTGCCGAAGGGCCTATGAAATGTTGGGCTCTCCAGAGGGAGAACTGGCTTTGTACCAGGTTACGGTGTATCTTGCTACGGCACCAAAAAGCAATGCCTTGTATTTAACGGAAAAAAAGGTTAAAAATGAAATACGTCGCTCCGGCTCCCTCCCCGTTCCCCTTCATCTACGGAATGCCCCTACCGGGCTGATGAAAAAAATTGGGTACGGCAAGGACTATCAATATGCCCATGATGCTGAGGACGGGCTCGTTGTCCAGGAACATCTGCCGGAACCACTTGCAGGTAGGCGTTTTTACCTGCCGACTGAAAGAGGCTTTGAAGCTGTTATTCATGATCGCCTGACGAAATGGCGAAAAATTCTTCAGCAACGAGCCCAACAACAAAAGAATATCAAACGACAGGGATAA
- a CDS encoding NAD-dependent succinate-semialdehyde dehydrogenase, with the protein MNLKNEDLLCTRCFINGKWISSEEKKSIAVYNPATGELVGEVPSLGRKETLLAIEAADAAWPAWRSKTAHERSRCIRRWYDLIIENKEDLAIIMTAEQGKPLAESRGEILYAASFVEWFAEEAKRVYGDTVPMAQPGKRIIVLKQPVGVCAAITPWNFPSAMITRKAAPALAAGCPVIVKPASQTPLSALALAKLAEEAGIPAGIFNVLTGSASAIGGALTESPVVRKLSFTGSTEIGKMLMRQCADTVKKISLELGGHAPFIIFDDADLDEAVTNAIASKYRNSGQTCVCANRFIVQEGIYDAFAEKLIQAVQEQLKVGNGFDEGVTQGPLIDLNAVQKVEQQIEDAVGKGARLGSGGKRVGETGFFFEPTILLDVTTKMQIAYEETFGPVAPLFSFSTEEEAITLANDTPYGLASYFFSRDIGRCWRVSEALEYGMVGVNTGIMSTESAPFGGIKESGIGREGSKYGIDEYLEQKYLCLGGLEK; encoded by the coding sequence ATGAATTTAAAAAATGAGGACTTATTGTGTACCCGTTGCTTTATTAACGGGAAGTGGATCTCTTCTGAAGAGAAAAAGAGCATCGCGGTCTATAATCCGGCAACCGGTGAATTGGTCGGTGAGGTTCCCTCTTTGGGGCGGAAAGAGACCCTCTTGGCTATTGAGGCCGCCGATGCTGCTTGGCCTGCCTGGCGAAGCAAGACCGCTCATGAGCGTTCACGTTGTATTCGACGTTGGTATGACCTGATTATTGAAAATAAGGAAGATTTAGCGATCATTATGACCGCTGAGCAGGGGAAGCCCTTGGCAGAATCACGAGGAGAGATCCTCTATGCCGCCAGCTTTGTGGAGTGGTTTGCCGAGGAGGCAAAGAGGGTTTATGGGGATACCGTTCCCATGGCTCAGCCGGGAAAACGGATTATCGTCCTTAAGCAACCGGTAGGGGTCTGTGCTGCCATTACTCCCTGGAATTTTCCTTCTGCTATGATTACCCGGAAGGCTGCTCCGGCTTTGGCTGCTGGTTGTCCTGTCATCGTGAAGCCAGCAAGCCAAACACCCTTATCTGCTTTAGCCCTGGCCAAGCTGGCTGAAGAGGCGGGAATTCCCGCTGGTATTTTTAATGTCCTGACCGGATCAGCCTCGGCGATCGGCGGGGCATTAACAGAAAGCCCTGTTGTCCGAAAACTCAGCTTCACCGGTTCCACTGAAATAGGGAAAATGTTGATGCGGCAATGCGCAGATACGGTTAAGAAAATTTCCCTGGAGCTCGGTGGACATGCTCCTTTTATTATTTTTGATGATGCTGATCTGGATGAGGCTGTTACTAACGCCATTGCCTCTAAGTACCGGAATTCAGGGCAAACTTGTGTCTGTGCTAATCGTTTTATAGTCCAGGAAGGTATCTATGATGCCTTTGCGGAAAAATTGATCCAGGCCGTCCAGGAGCAGCTTAAGGTGGGGAACGGCTTTGATGAAGGCGTTACCCAGGGGCCGCTTATTGATTTGAACGCAGTGCAAAAGGTGGAGCAACAGATTGAGGATGCTGTAGGAAAAGGAGCCCGCTTAGGTTCTGGTGGCAAGAGAGTGGGAGAAACCGGATTTTTCTTTGAACCGACTATCCTGCTCGATGTGACGACCAAGATGCAGATTGCCTATGAAGAGACCTTTGGTCCGGTTGCCCCGCTCTTTTCTTTCTCCACAGAAGAAGAAGCCATTACCTTGGCTAACGATACGCCCTATGGTCTGGCCTCCTATTTTTTCAGTCGAGATATAGGTCGTTGTTGGCGTGTGTCCGAGGCCCTGGAGTACGGAATGGTTGGGGTTAACACCGGAATTATGTCAACAGAGTCTGCTCCTTTCGGTGGTATTAAGGAGTCCGGTATAGGACGCGAGGGCTCGAAATACGGTATTGACGAATACCTTGAGCAGAAATATCTTTGTCTCGGTGGGCTTGAGAAATAA
- a CDS encoding adenylate/guanylate cyclase domain-containing protein, which yields MLPDILLVADDPKLCQQVTDILYEYDVDWCFAYEALNICIHQPVRVVFVVQDLPGASGLELFDSLHEARPGLLGFLIVDREAAGSLCPAAMDSGFAGLFSPPLDPDHVRERVAKAMESAALREENARLRALLPLYGLGEHFMSSTSQHDVLESLLNVIGDQTAADSLSVMLYDEEEGVLRIAASRGIPEEMIDQIRIKPGDKIAGRVFQERTPVILNQETQSDSRFADLLKRPEIVSAVSFPMIVRDKILGVLNVSYTDGDIRFADSDIEILGIFSTQAALAIENVHAFESVAQEARLQALLEQYVAPEVAEVLLASDAALTTGLGEVKEATVLFADIRNFTGMVQEIPLAILRDFLNEFFQVFTETIFEYRGTVDKFMGDAVLAIFGALIELEHPSFTAIETALAIRKRFAVLKEDWQARNPFFTTIDLGFAVTRGEMFLGNVGSARRLDYTVIGTEVNIAQRLASKATSSRIYITDKVLDDLRQKQLDHRVVVKDVGKMALKGVQYSVPTFSVLGLKEEIG from the coding sequence ATGCTGCCGGATATCCTGTTGGTTGCGGACGATCCTAAACTCTGTCAACAGGTTACTGATATCTTGTATGAATATGATGTGGACTGGTGCTTCGCTTACGAGGCCTTGAACATTTGTATTCATCAACCGGTCAGAGTTGTCTTTGTTGTTCAGGACTTGCCAGGGGCCAGCGGACTGGAGTTGTTTGACAGTCTTCACGAGGCTCGGCCTGGTCTGCTTGGTTTTTTGATCGTGGACAGAGAAGCGGCCGGGAGCCTTTGTCCTGCGGCAATGGACAGCGGCTTTGCTGGATTGTTTTCTCCACCTCTTGATCCTGATCATGTGAGGGAACGGGTCGCCAAGGCAATGGAGTCAGCGGCTCTGCGGGAAGAAAATGCCCGCCTCCGTGCCCTCCTGCCCCTCTACGGACTGGGAGAGCATTTCATGTCCTCCACCAGTCAGCACGATGTCCTGGAAAGTCTTCTCAATGTTATTGGTGATCAGACTGCTGCGGACAGCCTGTCGGTGATGCTCTATGACGAGGAAGAAGGTGTCCTGCGTATTGCCGCTTCCCGGGGAATTCCTGAAGAGATGATTGATCAAATCAGGATCAAACCCGGTGATAAAATCGCAGGTCGGGTTTTTCAGGAACGCACACCGGTTATTCTGAACCAGGAGACCCAGAGTGACTCCAGGTTTGCTGATCTCCTGAAACGACCGGAAATTGTCTCTGCTGTTTCCTTTCCTATGATTGTCCGGGATAAAATCCTCGGTGTCCTGAATGTCAGTTATACAGACGGTGATATCCGTTTTGCTGACTCCGATATAGAAATTCTCGGTATCTTCAGTACCCAGGCTGCTCTGGCCATAGAAAATGTTCATGCCTTTGAATCTGTGGCCCAGGAGGCCCGGTTGCAAGCCTTACTGGAGCAGTATGTTGCACCGGAAGTTGCAGAAGTGCTGCTAGCCAGTGATGCTGCTCTCACCACCGGCCTTGGGGAAGTGAAAGAGGCAACAGTCCTTTTTGCAGACATCCGGAATTTTACGGGGATGGTTCAGGAGATTCCTTTGGCTATCCTGCGCGATTTCCTTAACGAGTTTTTTCAGGTCTTCACGGAAACCATTTTTGAATACCGGGGCACGGTGGATAAATTTATGGGAGATGCTGTCCTGGCAATTTTCGGCGCCCTGATAGAACTTGAGCATCCCTCCTTTACAGCTATAGAGACCGCCCTTGCCATCCGCAAACGCTTTGCTGTCCTTAAAGAGGACTGGCAGGCGAGGAACCCTTTTTTTACCACTATTGATCTGGGATTTGCCGTGACCAGAGGTGAGATGTTCCTGGGGAATGTGGGCTCGGCGAGGCGCTTGGATTATACGGTTATTGGCACTGAGGTGAACATTGCTCAGCGCTTGGCTTCAAAGGCAACGTCTTCCAGAATATATATAACAGACAAGGTCCTTGATGATTTAAGGCAAAAGCAGCTTGATCATAGGGTGGTGGTAAAAGATGTGGGCAAGATGGCGTTGAAAGGCGTACAGTATTCAGTCCCAACCTTTAGTGTACTGGGATTAAAAGAAGAAATAGGATAA